The nucleotide window CAAAGCGGTGCAGACGTCCAGCTCTCCACTCCTCCTCCACTCTAGGGGATTCCGCAAAAGCATCCCTGGCAGCTCCAACTTCCAGTCTGCTCTGGCCTCAGGCCCTGCTCCTAGGAGCCGGAAGGAGGCGGGGCCGGATGGAGGGGCGGAGCCCGGAGGGCGGGCCTCGTGGGCGGGACCTCTGCGGCCTCGGCAGCTCCTGACCAGGGGCGGGGCTACCCTAGGGGCGGGGCTACGCTGGCTGCGGTCGCAGTGAGGAGGCGGCGAGGGGGCGGAGCTGGTGGTGGAGCCGGGCGAGGGCGGGGACAACCGGAGGGCGGGGCGGGCAGGGGGCTAGGCGGCCGGCCCGCTGCTCCAGTCGTTTCGTCTGGCAGCTCGCTAGGCTCGCGCTCCTGTCTGTCTGTCGGTCTGCAGGGCCTGCGCCGGCCCGGGCCCATGGCGCCGTCTACGGCTCTatcggcggcggcggcagcggcagccctGTCGGGCCTGGCGGTGCGGCTGTCGCGCTCCGCCGCGGCCCGCAGCTCATACAGCGCCTTCTGCAAGGGGCTCACGCGCACGCTGCTCACCTTCTTCGACCTGGCCTGGCGGCTGCGCATGAACTTCCCCTACTTCTACATCGTGGCCTCGGTGATGCTCAATGTCCGCCTGCAGGTGCGGATCGAGTAAGCGCCGCGGCAGCGCCAGTGGCCCGGGGGGAGGGTCGCCCACCCGCCCACTCGCCTGCCCTGGGCCGGGACGCAGGCATGAAGCACAGCGGGGGGGCCGGGAGTCCCAGGGACGCGGCGGGGGGTGGACGCGGGGCGGCCCGGGCCCCTCCACTCGAGACCTTCGCAGCAGGGGGACGGCCACCGAGCCCCGACCCCAGTCGCAGCCCACCCCGGATCGCGCAGAAACTCGCTAAACAGGCCCTTCCCACTGGGCCTGAGAAACTATTTGAGTTCGGCCGACCTGTTGCCTCACGTTGGCCAAAGCGGGGAACCAGAAGAAAGCAATTCTGCTGCTGCAGCCACTTCATCTGCCAGGCCCAGAGCAGAAAGGTAGGAGGCGACAGGttggaatgggggtgggggaggcgacTGCTATGACGTCTGGATGTGGAGGTGCTTTAGTGGTTTGGGGGAAATAGGAAAGGCACCCCGGCAAACCAGCCCAGAAAGCTGTTGAGCAGGGCAGGGGAAAGGAAAGGCAGCTGCaggctctcccctcctcccctgccgtgatTCCTCGGCAGGGTGAGGGGCGGCGGCGGCCTCAGCATCTCAGAGTGTCAGCCCAGCACTACAGACGGGCAGGGACCTCCCCCTGCTGCTCCCGGGCCCAgtgcccaccccctcccaccccgggcCCCGGGCCCTCCGTGCCCACCCCCCCTTTCTGCAGAGGCCCCTGTGATGTCACCTGAACCCAGGGAATGGgcggggtggggcccagggaagGCCCTAGACTCATAGAAGAAAAGATGCCTCACCTTCTCTTCCACCCCTCTCCAGTGGACATGGGAAGGGTGGTTCTCTTCTGAGCCAAACCCCAGGGCTGCCCCTTCTCAGCCCTTGGCCCTGGGGCTCTCTGCAGCTCCTGCACTGGCAAAACTGCCTCCACCCTGTCATTGGGGCCAGGGGACCAGTCTCTGCTTGCTTCCGCTGTCCCTGTGCTCCCCTGTCCCCTATCTGAGGACACCCCCACGGCTCTGCATTTGGAAACAGGGACGAGTGGGAGAGACACGTtcctccccaacccctcccccccaaccctgCTCTTCCGCCATGGCAGCCCCTGTTCCCTGCGGCTCCTACCACAGCCCTCCCAGGGCCACAGGCCCATCCTCCAGCCATCGATAGCCTCAAGAAGCCCACTGTGCACCGAAGGGATCTGGGAACAGGTGGAGAAGGGGGTTGTGGAGGAGGCCACCCTTGGAGGAAACAAGGACCTCTCTGGGTGGCAAGGCAACTCTGAGGTctgcatctctttctctttcaggcATTGGTGTTTGTCGGTGGTCACCCAGCTGCTCCTTCTCTGGCCTTATCAAGAGTCAA belongs to Eulemur rufifrons isolate Redbay chromosome 30, OSU_ERuf_1, whole genome shotgun sequence and includes:
- the LOC138377991 gene encoding uncharacterized protein isoform X1; this translates as MKHSGGAGSPRDAAGGGRGAARAPPLETFAAGGRPPSPDPSRSPPRIAQKLAKQALPTGPEKLFEFGRPVASRWPKRGTRRKQFCCCSHFICQAQSRKALVFVGGHPAAPSLALSRVKSLPRGTPGPGAAWGAAE
- the LOC138377991 gene encoding small integral membrane protein 10-like protein 2A isoform X2, with product MAPSTALSAAAAAAALSGLAVRLSRSAAARSSYSAFCKGLTRTLLTFFDLAWRLRMNFPYFYIVASVMLNVRLQVRIE